A DNA window from Solanum lycopersicum chromosome 3, SLM_r2.1 contains the following coding sequences:
- the LOC101259417 gene encoding binding partner of ACD11 1 isoform X1, whose translation MSARTVKVSNVSLSASEQDIKEFFSFSGDIEYVEMMSENERSQIAYVTFKDLQGAETAVLLSGATIIDQSVTIVPEPDYELPPTALVPIKATESANAAGGGSAIQKAEDVVSSMLAKGFILGKDAVNKAKTFDEKHQFTSTASAKVASLDQKIGLSEKINLGATIVNDKVKEMDQKFHVSEKTKSALAAAEQTVSTAGSAIMKNRYVLTGASWVTGAFNKVTKAAGEVGQKTKEKMAEEQQAKNSAEGYVPIHALSESPKASKTEEPTKPSSPKGLIL comes from the exons ATGTCG GCTAGAACAGTGAAAGTGAGCAATGTTTCTCTGAGTGCATCGGAGCAAGATATCAAGGAGTTCTTTTCATTCTCCGGGGATATTGAATATGTTGAGATGATGAG TGAGAATGAGCGATCTCAAATTGCATATGTCACATTCAAGGATCTCCAGGGTGCAGAAACTGCAGTTCTTCTTTCT GGAGCAACAATTATTGATCAGTCGGTCACAATAGTACCTGAACCTGACTACGAGCTGCCTCCTACAGCTCTTGTGCCAATCAAG GCAACTGAGAGTGCTAATGCAGCTGGTGGTGGATCTGCTATTCAAAAGGCAGAAGATGTTGTGAGCAGCATGTTAGCAAAGGGCTTCATCCTGGGCAAGGATGCAGTTAACAAAGCCAAGACATTTGATGAGAAACACCAGTTCACATCCACTGCCTCTGCAAAAGTTGCTTCTTTAGACCAAAAGATTGGCCTTAGTGAGAAAATCAATTTGGGGGCAACGATTGTGAATGACAAAGTGAAAGAAATGGACCAGAAGTTCCATGTTTCTGAAAAGACAAAATCTGCTCTTGCAGCTGCTGAGCAGACGGTTAGCACTGCTGGATCTGCCATCATGAAGAACAGATATGTGTTGACAGGGGCATCTTGGGTTACTGGTGCTTTCAATAAGGTCACCAAGGCTGCAGGGGAAGTGGGCCAGAAGACGAAGGAAAAGATGGCAGAAGAACAACAGGCAAAAAATTCGGCTGAAGGTTATGTGCCTATACATGCTCTTTCAGAGTCCCCAAAAGCTTCCAAGACCGAGGAACCTACCAAGCCATCTTCACCTAAGGGATTAATCCTCTAG
- the LOC101259417 gene encoding binding partner of ACD11 1 isoform X2: MSDICLLWIYASYFSGYSSENERSQIAYVTFKDLQGAETAVLLSGATIIDQSVTIVPEPDYELPPTALVPIKATESANAAGGGSAIQKAEDVVSSMLAKGFILGKDAVNKAKTFDEKHQFTSTASAKVASLDQKIGLSEKINLGATIVNDKVKEMDQKFHVSEKTKSALAAAEQTVSTAGSAIMKNRYVLTGASWVTGAFNKVTKAAGEVGQKTKEKMAEEQQAKNSAEGYVPIHALSESPKASKTEEPTKPSSPKGLIL; the protein is encoded by the exons ATGAGTGATATATGTCTATTGTGGATTTATGCAAGTTACTTTTCTGGCTATTCTAGTGAGAATGAGCGATCTCAAATTGCATATGTCACATTCAAGGATCTCCAGGGTGCAGAAACTGCAGTTCTTCTTTCT GGAGCAACAATTATTGATCAGTCGGTCACAATAGTACCTGAACCTGACTACGAGCTGCCTCCTACAGCTCTTGTGCCAATCAAG GCAACTGAGAGTGCTAATGCAGCTGGTGGTGGATCTGCTATTCAAAAGGCAGAAGATGTTGTGAGCAGCATGTTAGCAAAGGGCTTCATCCTGGGCAAGGATGCAGTTAACAAAGCCAAGACATTTGATGAGAAACACCAGTTCACATCCACTGCCTCTGCAAAAGTTGCTTCTTTAGACCAAAAGATTGGCCTTAGTGAGAAAATCAATTTGGGGGCAACGATTGTGAATGACAAAGTGAAAGAAATGGACCAGAAGTTCCATGTTTCTGAAAAGACAAAATCTGCTCTTGCAGCTGCTGAGCAGACGGTTAGCACTGCTGGATCTGCCATCATGAAGAACAGATATGTGTTGACAGGGGCATCTTGGGTTACTGGTGCTTTCAATAAGGTCACCAAGGCTGCAGGGGAAGTGGGCCAGAAGACGAAGGAAAAGATGGCAGAAGAACAACAGGCAAAAAATTCGGCTGAAGGTTATGTGCCTATACATGCTCTTTCAGAGTCCCCAAAAGCTTCCAAGACCGAGGAACCTACCAAGCCATCTTCACCTAAGGGATTAATCCTCTAG